One genomic segment of Macaca fascicularis isolate 582-1 chromosome 19, T2T-MFA8v1.1 includes these proteins:
- the MAN2B1 gene encoding lysosomal alpha-mannosidase isoform X3, with amino-acid sequence MTMGSDFQYENANMWFKNLDKLIRLVNAQQAKGSSVHVLYSTPACYLWELNKANLTWSVKHDDFFPYADGPHQFWTGYFSSRPALKRYERLSYNFLQVCNQLEALVGLAANVGPYGSGDSAPLNKAMAVLQHHDAVSGTSRQHVADDYARQLAAGWGSCEVLLSNALARLRGFKDHLTFCRQLNISICPLSQTAARFQVIVYNPLGRKVNWMVRLPVSEGVFVVKDPNGRTVPSDVVIYPSSDSQAHPPELLFSASLPALGFSTYSVAQVPRWKPQARTPQPIPRRSWSPALTIENEHIRATFDPDTGLLMEIMNMNQRLLLPVRQTFFWYNASVGDNESDQASGAYIFRPNQQKPLPVSRWAQIRLVKTPLVQEVHQNFSAWCSQVVRLYPGQRHLELEWSVGPIPVGDTWGKEVISRFDTPLETKGRFYTDSNGREILERRRDYRPTWKLNQTEPVAGNYYPVNTRIYITDGKMQLTVLTDRSQGGSSLRDGSLELMVHRRLLKDDERGVSEPLMENGSGAWVRGRHLVLLDTAQAAAAGHRLLAEQEVLAPQVVLAPGGGAAYNLGAPPRTQFSGLRRELPPSVHLLTLASWGPEMLLLRLEHQFAVGEDSGRNLSAPVTLNLRDLFSTFTITRLQETTLVANQLREAASRLKWTTNTGPTPHQTPYQLDPANITLEPMEIRTFLASVQWKEVDG; translated from the exons ATGACCATGGGCTCGGACTTCCAGTATGAGAACGCCAACATGTGGTTCAAGAACCTTGACAAGCTCATCCGGCTGGTAAACGCGCAG CAGGCAAAAGGAAGCAGTGTCCATGTTCTCTACTCCACCCCCGCTTGTTACCTCTGGGAGCTGAACAAGGCCAACCTCACCTG GTCAGTGAAACATGACGACTTCTTCCCTTACGCCGATGGCCCCCACCAGTTCTGGACCGGTTACTTTTCTAGTCGGCCGGCCCTCAAACGCTACGAGCGCCTCAGCTACAACTTCTTGCAG GTGTGCAACCAGCTGGAGGCGCTGGTGGGCCTGGCGGCCAACGTGGGACCCTATGGCTCAGGAGACAGTGCACCTCTCA ATAAGGCGATGGCCGTGCTCCAGCATCACGACGCTGTCAGTGGCACCTCCCGCCAGCACGTGGCAGACGACTACGCACGCCAGCTTGCTGCAGGCTGGGGGTCTTGCGAG GTTCTCCTGAGCAACGCGTTGGCGCGGCTCAGAGGCTTCAAAGATCACTTAACCTTCTGCCGACAGCTAAACATCAGCATCTGCCCGCTCAGCCAGACGGCGGCGCGC TTCCAGGTCATCGTTTATAATCCCCTGGGGCGGAAGGTGAATTGGATGGTACGGCTGCCGGTCAGCGAAGGCGTTTTCGTTGTGAAGGACCCCAATGGCAGGACAGTACCCAGCGAT GTGGTGATATATCCCAGCTCAGACAGTCAGGCGCACCCTCCGGAGCTGCTGTTCTCAGCCTCACTGCCTGCCCTGGGCTTCAGCACCTATTCAGTAGCCCAGGTGCCTCGTTGGAAGCCCCAGGCCCGCACACCCCAGCCCATCCCCAGGAGATCCTGGTCCCCTGCTTTAACCATCGAAAATGag CACATCCGGGCAACGTTTGATCCTGACACAGGGCTGTTGATGGAGATTATGAACATGAATCAGCGACTCCTACTGCCTGTTCGCCAGACCTTCTTCTG GTACAACGCCAGTGTAGGTGACAACGAAAGTGACCAGGCCTCAGGTGCCTACATCTTCAGACCCAACCAACAGAAACCACTGCCTGTGAGCCGCTGGGCTCAGATCCGCCTGGTGAAG ACGCCCTTGGTGCAGGAGGTGCACCAGAACTTCTCAGCCTGGTGTTCCCAGGTGGTTCGCCTGTACCCAGGACAGCGGCATCTGGAGTTGGAGTGGTCGGTGGGGCCGATACCTGTGGG TGACACCTGGGGGAAGGAGGTCATTAGCCGTTTTGACACACCGCTGGAGACAAAGGGACGCTTCTACACAGACAGCAATGGCCGGGAGATCCTGGAGAGGAG GCGGGATTATCGACCCACCTGGAAACTGAACCAGACGGAGCCCGTGGCAGGAAACTACTATCCAGTCAACACCCGGATTTACATTACG GATGGAAAGATGCAGCTGACTGTGCTGACTGACCGCTCCCAGGGGGGAAGCAGCCTGAGAGATGGCTCGCTGGAGCTCATG GTGCACCGAAGGCTGCTGAAGGACGATGAACGCGGAGTTTCGGAGCCACTAATGGAGAACGGGTCGGGGGCGTGGGTGCGAGGGCGCCACCTGGTGCTGCTGGACACAGCCCAGGCTGCAGCTGCCGGGCACCGGCTCCTGGCCGAGCAGGAGGTCCTGGCCCCGCAGGTGGTGCTGGCCCCGGGTGGCGGCGCCGCCTACAATCTCGGGGCTCCTCCGCGCACGCAG TTCTCCGGGTTGCGCAGGGAGCTGCCGCCCTCGGTGCACCTGCTCACACTGGCTAGCTGGGGCCCCGAGATGTTGCTGCTGCGCTTGGAGCACCAGTTTGCCGTGGGAGAGGATTCCGGACGTAACCTGAGCGCCCCCGTTACCTTGAACTTGAGG GACCTGTTCTCCACCTTCACCATCACCCGCCTGCAGGAGACCACGCTGGTGGCCAACCAGCTCCGTGAGGCAGCCTCCAGGCTCAAGTGGACAACAAACACAG GCCCCACACCCCACCAAACTCCCTACCAGCTGGACCCGGCCAACATCACGCTGGAACCCATGGAAATCCGCACTTTCCTGGCCTCAGTTCAGTGGAAGGAGGTGGATGGTTAG
- the MAN2B1 gene encoding lysosomal alpha-mannosidase isoform X2 — MGAYAPAAGVSARGCLDAAGPWTISRALRPPLPPLCFFLLLLLAAPGARAGGYETCPTVQPNMLNVHLVPHTHDDVGWLKTVDQYFYGIKNDIQHAGVQYILDSVISALLADSTRRFIYVEIAFFSRWWHQQTNAMREVVRDLVRQGRLEFANGGWVMNDEAATHYGAIVDQMTLGLRFLEDTFGSDGRPRVAWHIDPFGHSREQASLFAQMGFDGFFFGRLDYQDKRVRMQKLEMEQVWRASASLKPPTADLFTGVLPNGYNPPMNLCWDVLCVDQPVVEDPRSPEYNAKELVDYFLNVATAQGRHYRTNHIVMTMGSDFQYENANMWFKNLDKLIRLVNAQQAKGSSVHVLYSTPACYLWELNKANLTWSVKHDDFFPYADGPHQFWTGYFSSRPALKRYERLSYNFLQVCNQLEALVGLAANVGPYGSGDSAPLNKAMAVLQHHDAVSGTSRQHVADDYARQLAAGWGSCEVLLSNALARLRGFKDHLTFCRQLNISICPLSQTAARFQVIVYNPLGRKVNWMVRLPVSEGVFVVKDPNGRTVPSDVVIYPSSDSQAHPPELLFSASLPALGFSTYSVAQVPRWKPQARTPQPIPRRSWSPALTIENEHIRATFDPDTGLLMEIMNMNQRLLLPVRQTFFWYNASVGDNESDQASGAYIFRPNQQKPLPVSRWAQIRLVKTPLVQEVHQNFSAWCSQVVRLYPGQRHLELEWSVGPIPVGDTWGKEVISRFDTPLETKGRFYTDSNGREILERRRDYRPTWKLNQTEPVAGNYYPVNTRIYITDGKMQLTVLTDRSQGGSSLRDGSLELMVHRRLLKDDERGVSEPLMENGSGAWVRGRHLVLLDTAQAAAAGHRLLAEQEVLAPQVVLAPGGGAAYNLGAPPRTQFSGLRRELPPSVHLLTLASWGPEMLLLRLEHQFAVGEDSGRNLSAPVTLNLRDLFSTFTITRLQETTLVANQLREAASRLKWTTNTGPTPHQTPYQLDPANITLEPMEIRTFLASVQWKEVDG; from the exons ATGGGTGCCTACGCGCCGGCTGCGGGGGTCAGCGCTCGCGGCTGCCTGGACGCAGCAGGCCCCTGGACCATCTCCCGCGCCCTGCGGCCACCGCTCCCGCCtctctgctttttccttttgttgttgctgGCGGCTCCCGGTGCTCGGGCCGGGGGATACGAG ACATGCCCCACAGTGCAGCCGAACATGCTGAACGTGCACCTGGTGCCTCACACACATGATGACGTAGGCTGGCTCAAAACCGTGGACCAGTACTTTTATGGAA TCAAGAATGACATCCAGCACGCCGGTGTGCAGTACATCCTGGACTCAGTCATCTCTGCCTTGCTGGCAGATTCCACCCGTCGCTTCATTTACGTGGAGATTGCCTTCTTCTCCCGTTGGTGGCACCAGCAGACAAATGCCATGCGGGAAGTCGTGCGAGACCTTGTGCGCCAGG GGCGCCTGGAGTTCGCCAACGGTGGCTGGGTGATGAACGATGAGGCAGCCACCCACTACGGTGCCATCGTGGACCAGATGACACTCGGGCTGCGCTTTCTGGAGGACACATTTGGCAGTGACGGGCGACCCCGTGTGGCCTGGCACATTGACCCCTTCGGCCACTCTCGGGAGCAGGCCTCGCTGTTTGCGCAG atGGGCTTTGACGGCTTCTTCTTCGGGCGCCTTGATTATCAAGATAAGCGGGTACGGATGCAGAAGCTAGAGATGGAGCAGGTGTGGCGGGCCAGTGCCAGCCTGAAGCCCCCGACCGCGGACCTCTTCACTG GTGTACTTCCCAACGGTTACAACCCGCCAATGAATCTGTGCTGGGATGTGCTGTGTGTCGATCAGCCAGTGGTAGAGGACCCCCGCAGCCCCGAGTACAACGCCAAGGAGCTGGTCGATTACTTCCTAAATGTGGCCACTGCCCAG GGCCGGCATTACCGCACCAACCACATTGTGATGACCATGGGCTCGGACTTCCAGTATGAGAACGCCAACATGTGGTTCAAGAACCTTGACAAGCTCATCCGGCTGGTAAACGCGCAG CAGGCAAAAGGAAGCAGTGTCCATGTTCTCTACTCCACCCCCGCTTGTTACCTCTGGGAGCTGAACAAGGCCAACCTCACCTG GTCAGTGAAACATGACGACTTCTTCCCTTACGCCGATGGCCCCCACCAGTTCTGGACCGGTTACTTTTCTAGTCGGCCGGCCCTCAAACGCTACGAGCGCCTCAGCTACAACTTCTTGCAG GTGTGCAACCAGCTGGAGGCGCTGGTGGGCCTGGCGGCCAACGTGGGACCCTATGGCTCAGGAGACAGTGCACCTCTCA ATAAGGCGATGGCCGTGCTCCAGCATCACGACGCTGTCAGTGGCACCTCCCGCCAGCACGTGGCAGACGACTACGCACGCCAGCTTGCTGCAGGCTGGGGGTCTTGCGAG GTTCTCCTGAGCAACGCGTTGGCGCGGCTCAGAGGCTTCAAAGATCACTTAACCTTCTGCCGACAGCTAAACATCAGCATCTGCCCGCTCAGCCAGACGGCGGCGCGC TTCCAGGTCATCGTTTATAATCCCCTGGGGCGGAAGGTGAATTGGATGGTACGGCTGCCGGTCAGCGAAGGCGTTTTCGTTGTGAAGGACCCCAATGGCAGGACAGTACCCAGCGAT GTGGTGATATATCCCAGCTCAGACAGTCAGGCGCACCCTCCGGAGCTGCTGTTCTCAGCCTCACTGCCTGCCCTGGGCTTCAGCACCTATTCAGTAGCCCAGGTGCCTCGTTGGAAGCCCCAGGCCCGCACACCCCAGCCCATCCCCAGGAGATCCTGGTCCCCTGCTTTAACCATCGAAAATGag CACATCCGGGCAACGTTTGATCCTGACACAGGGCTGTTGATGGAGATTATGAACATGAATCAGCGACTCCTACTGCCTGTTCGCCAGACCTTCTTCTG GTACAACGCCAGTGTAGGTGACAACGAAAGTGACCAGGCCTCAGGTGCCTACATCTTCAGACCCAACCAACAGAAACCACTGCCTGTGAGCCGCTGGGCTCAGATCCGCCTGGTGAAG ACGCCCTTGGTGCAGGAGGTGCACCAGAACTTCTCAGCCTGGTGTTCCCAGGTGGTTCGCCTGTACCCAGGACAGCGGCATCTGGAGTTGGAGTGGTCGGTGGGGCCGATACCTGTGGG TGACACCTGGGGGAAGGAGGTCATTAGCCGTTTTGACACACCGCTGGAGACAAAGGGACGCTTCTACACAGACAGCAATGGCCGGGAGATCCTGGAGAGGAG GCGGGATTATCGACCCACCTGGAAACTGAACCAGACGGAGCCCGTGGCAGGAAACTACTATCCAGTCAACACCCGGATTTACATTACG GATGGAAAGATGCAGCTGACTGTGCTGACTGACCGCTCCCAGGGGGGAAGCAGCCTGAGAGATGGCTCGCTGGAGCTCATG GTGCACCGAAGGCTGCTGAAGGACGATGAACGCGGAGTTTCGGAGCCACTAATGGAGAACGGGTCGGGGGCGTGGGTGCGAGGGCGCCACCTGGTGCTGCTGGACACAGCCCAGGCTGCAGCTGCCGGGCACCGGCTCCTGGCCGAGCAGGAGGTCCTGGCCCCGCAGGTGGTGCTGGCCCCGGGTGGCGGCGCCGCCTACAATCTCGGGGCTCCTCCGCGCACGCAG TTCTCCGGGTTGCGCAGGGAGCTGCCGCCCTCGGTGCACCTGCTCACACTGGCTAGCTGGGGCCCCGAGATGTTGCTGCTGCGCTTGGAGCACCAGTTTGCCGTGGGAGAGGATTCCGGACGTAACCTGAGCGCCCCCGTTACCTTGAACTTGAGG GACCTGTTCTCCACCTTCACCATCACCCGCCTGCAGGAGACCACGCTGGTGGCCAACCAGCTCCGTGAGGCAGCCTCCAGGCTCAAGTGGACAACAAACACAG GCCCCACACCCCACCAAACTCCCTACCAGCTGGACCCGGCCAACATCACGCTGGAACCCATGGAAATCCGCACTTTCCTGGCCTCAGTTCAGTGGAAGGAGGTGGATGGTTAG
- the MAN2B1 gene encoding lysosomal alpha-mannosidase isoform X1 translates to MGAYAPAAGVSARGCLDAAGPWTISRALRPPLPPLCFFLLLLLAAPGARAGGYETCPTVQPNMLNVHLVPHTHDDVGWLKTVDQYFYGIKNDIQHAGVQYILDSVISALLADSTRRFIYVEIAFFSRWWHQQTNAMREVVRDLVRQGRLEFANGGWVMNDEAATHYGAIVDQMTLGLRFLEDTFGSDGRPRVAWHIDPFGHSREQASLFAQMGFDGFFFGRLDYQDKRVRMQKLEMEQVWRASASLKPPTADLFTGVLPNGYNPPMNLCWDVLCVDQPVVEDPRSPEYNAKELVDYFLNVATAQGRHYRTNHIVMTMGSDFQYENANMWFKNLDKLIRLVNAQQQAKGSSVHVLYSTPACYLWELNKANLTWSVKHDDFFPYADGPHQFWTGYFSSRPALKRYERLSYNFLQVCNQLEALVGLAANVGPYGSGDSAPLNKAMAVLQHHDAVSGTSRQHVADDYARQLAAGWGSCEVLLSNALARLRGFKDHLTFCRQLNISICPLSQTAARFQVIVYNPLGRKVNWMVRLPVSEGVFVVKDPNGRTVPSDVVIYPSSDSQAHPPELLFSASLPALGFSTYSVAQVPRWKPQARTPQPIPRRSWSPALTIENEHIRATFDPDTGLLMEIMNMNQRLLLPVRQTFFWYNASVGDNESDQASGAYIFRPNQQKPLPVSRWAQIRLVKTPLVQEVHQNFSAWCSQVVRLYPGQRHLELEWSVGPIPVGDTWGKEVISRFDTPLETKGRFYTDSNGREILERRRDYRPTWKLNQTEPVAGNYYPVNTRIYITDGKMQLTVLTDRSQGGSSLRDGSLELMVHRRLLKDDERGVSEPLMENGSGAWVRGRHLVLLDTAQAAAAGHRLLAEQEVLAPQVVLAPGGGAAYNLGAPPRTQFSGLRRELPPSVHLLTLASWGPEMLLLRLEHQFAVGEDSGRNLSAPVTLNLRDLFSTFTITRLQETTLVANQLREAASRLKWTTNTGPTPHQTPYQLDPANITLEPMEIRTFLASVQWKEVDG, encoded by the exons ATGGGTGCCTACGCGCCGGCTGCGGGGGTCAGCGCTCGCGGCTGCCTGGACGCAGCAGGCCCCTGGACCATCTCCCGCGCCCTGCGGCCACCGCTCCCGCCtctctgctttttccttttgttgttgctgGCGGCTCCCGGTGCTCGGGCCGGGGGATACGAG ACATGCCCCACAGTGCAGCCGAACATGCTGAACGTGCACCTGGTGCCTCACACACATGATGACGTAGGCTGGCTCAAAACCGTGGACCAGTACTTTTATGGAA TCAAGAATGACATCCAGCACGCCGGTGTGCAGTACATCCTGGACTCAGTCATCTCTGCCTTGCTGGCAGATTCCACCCGTCGCTTCATTTACGTGGAGATTGCCTTCTTCTCCCGTTGGTGGCACCAGCAGACAAATGCCATGCGGGAAGTCGTGCGAGACCTTGTGCGCCAGG GGCGCCTGGAGTTCGCCAACGGTGGCTGGGTGATGAACGATGAGGCAGCCACCCACTACGGTGCCATCGTGGACCAGATGACACTCGGGCTGCGCTTTCTGGAGGACACATTTGGCAGTGACGGGCGACCCCGTGTGGCCTGGCACATTGACCCCTTCGGCCACTCTCGGGAGCAGGCCTCGCTGTTTGCGCAG atGGGCTTTGACGGCTTCTTCTTCGGGCGCCTTGATTATCAAGATAAGCGGGTACGGATGCAGAAGCTAGAGATGGAGCAGGTGTGGCGGGCCAGTGCCAGCCTGAAGCCCCCGACCGCGGACCTCTTCACTG GTGTACTTCCCAACGGTTACAACCCGCCAATGAATCTGTGCTGGGATGTGCTGTGTGTCGATCAGCCAGTGGTAGAGGACCCCCGCAGCCCCGAGTACAACGCCAAGGAGCTGGTCGATTACTTCCTAAATGTGGCCACTGCCCAG GGCCGGCATTACCGCACCAACCACATTGTGATGACCATGGGCTCGGACTTCCAGTATGAGAACGCCAACATGTGGTTCAAGAACCTTGACAAGCTCATCCGGCTGGTAAACGCGCAG CAGCAGGCAAAAGGAAGCAGTGTCCATGTTCTCTACTCCACCCCCGCTTGTTACCTCTGGGAGCTGAACAAGGCCAACCTCACCTG GTCAGTGAAACATGACGACTTCTTCCCTTACGCCGATGGCCCCCACCAGTTCTGGACCGGTTACTTTTCTAGTCGGCCGGCCCTCAAACGCTACGAGCGCCTCAGCTACAACTTCTTGCAG GTGTGCAACCAGCTGGAGGCGCTGGTGGGCCTGGCGGCCAACGTGGGACCCTATGGCTCAGGAGACAGTGCACCTCTCA ATAAGGCGATGGCCGTGCTCCAGCATCACGACGCTGTCAGTGGCACCTCCCGCCAGCACGTGGCAGACGACTACGCACGCCAGCTTGCTGCAGGCTGGGGGTCTTGCGAG GTTCTCCTGAGCAACGCGTTGGCGCGGCTCAGAGGCTTCAAAGATCACTTAACCTTCTGCCGACAGCTAAACATCAGCATCTGCCCGCTCAGCCAGACGGCGGCGCGC TTCCAGGTCATCGTTTATAATCCCCTGGGGCGGAAGGTGAATTGGATGGTACGGCTGCCGGTCAGCGAAGGCGTTTTCGTTGTGAAGGACCCCAATGGCAGGACAGTACCCAGCGAT GTGGTGATATATCCCAGCTCAGACAGTCAGGCGCACCCTCCGGAGCTGCTGTTCTCAGCCTCACTGCCTGCCCTGGGCTTCAGCACCTATTCAGTAGCCCAGGTGCCTCGTTGGAAGCCCCAGGCCCGCACACCCCAGCCCATCCCCAGGAGATCCTGGTCCCCTGCTTTAACCATCGAAAATGag CACATCCGGGCAACGTTTGATCCTGACACAGGGCTGTTGATGGAGATTATGAACATGAATCAGCGACTCCTACTGCCTGTTCGCCAGACCTTCTTCTG GTACAACGCCAGTGTAGGTGACAACGAAAGTGACCAGGCCTCAGGTGCCTACATCTTCAGACCCAACCAACAGAAACCACTGCCTGTGAGCCGCTGGGCTCAGATCCGCCTGGTGAAG ACGCCCTTGGTGCAGGAGGTGCACCAGAACTTCTCAGCCTGGTGTTCCCAGGTGGTTCGCCTGTACCCAGGACAGCGGCATCTGGAGTTGGAGTGGTCGGTGGGGCCGATACCTGTGGG TGACACCTGGGGGAAGGAGGTCATTAGCCGTTTTGACACACCGCTGGAGACAAAGGGACGCTTCTACACAGACAGCAATGGCCGGGAGATCCTGGAGAGGAG GCGGGATTATCGACCCACCTGGAAACTGAACCAGACGGAGCCCGTGGCAGGAAACTACTATCCAGTCAACACCCGGATTTACATTACG GATGGAAAGATGCAGCTGACTGTGCTGACTGACCGCTCCCAGGGGGGAAGCAGCCTGAGAGATGGCTCGCTGGAGCTCATG GTGCACCGAAGGCTGCTGAAGGACGATGAACGCGGAGTTTCGGAGCCACTAATGGAGAACGGGTCGGGGGCGTGGGTGCGAGGGCGCCACCTGGTGCTGCTGGACACAGCCCAGGCTGCAGCTGCCGGGCACCGGCTCCTGGCCGAGCAGGAGGTCCTGGCCCCGCAGGTGGTGCTGGCCCCGGGTGGCGGCGCCGCCTACAATCTCGGGGCTCCTCCGCGCACGCAG TTCTCCGGGTTGCGCAGGGAGCTGCCGCCCTCGGTGCACCTGCTCACACTGGCTAGCTGGGGCCCCGAGATGTTGCTGCTGCGCTTGGAGCACCAGTTTGCCGTGGGAGAGGATTCCGGACGTAACCTGAGCGCCCCCGTTACCTTGAACTTGAGG GACCTGTTCTCCACCTTCACCATCACCCGCCTGCAGGAGACCACGCTGGTGGCCAACCAGCTCCGTGAGGCAGCCTCCAGGCTCAAGTGGACAACAAACACAG GCCCCACACCCCACCAAACTCCCTACCAGCTGGACCCGGCCAACATCACGCTGGAACCCATGGAAATCCGCACTTTCCTGGCCTCAGTTCAGTGGAAGGAGGTGGATGGTTAG
- the WDR83OS gene encoding PAT complex subunit Asterix, whose protein sequence is MSTNNMSDPRRPNKVLRYKPPPSECNPALDDPTPDYMNLLGMIFSMCGLMLKLKWCAWVAVYCSFISFANSRSSEDTKQMMSSFMLSISAVVMSYLQNPQPMTPPW, encoded by the exons ATGTCTACTAACAATATGTCGGACCCACGGAGGCCGAACAAAGTGCTTAG GTACAAGCCCCCGCCCAGCGAATGTAACCCGGCCTTGGACGACCCGACGCCGGACTACATGAACCTGCTGGGCATGATCTTCAGCATGTGCGGCCTCATGCTTAAG CTGAAGTGGTGTGCTTGGGTCGCTGTCTACTGCTCCTTCATCAGCTTTGCCAACTCTCGGAGCTCGGAGGACACGAAGCAAATGATGAGTAGCTTCAT gctGTCCATCTCTGCCGTGGTGATGTCCTATCTGCAGAATCCTCAGCCCATGACGCCCCCGTGGTGA